The genome window TGAAAACAAATCCTTTACCGTTTAATCCACCGCTAAATTCTAGAGTAGTACCAACGAGATAAAGAAAACTTTTTTTATCTACGGCTATTTTCACATCATTTGCTTCAAATACTTTGTCAGTATCTGCGCTTTCTTTGTCAAAATTCAAATCGTAAGAAAGACCGCTACAGCCCCCGCTTTTCACACCTACGCGTACAAAGTCCTTACCTATAAGGAAGCCCTCTTCACTCATTAATTGCGTGAGTTTAGTCTTTGCAGTTTCTGATACACTTATCATATTAAATAGCTTATTTAAAATCATTACAAATATAAGGTACAAAGAGTTCCTAGCATTAGGCGATCATGAAATTCTCACTATAGTGATATTTATACTGTCTATGGGAGAGTTTTCTCAAATATTAAGTCGTTTTTATGCGGTCATTCTTACCTTAATCGTAATTTTGCAAGATGATAGAAGATAAATCTCCACAACGCACACCCGTAGAAAATCTAGGCGAGTTCGGCCTGATTGATTTTATAACTAAGAATTTTAAGATCGGACAAGACTCTACCATTACTGGAATAGGTGATGACGCAGCGGTTTTGAACCACACGAAGTCTACCGTAGTAACGACCGATATGCTCGTGGAAGGTGTTCACTTTGATTTGAGCTATGTACCTTTAAAACATCTAGGTTACAAAGCGATAATGGTGAATTTATCTGATGTGTATGCCATGAACGCTAAGGCAACACAGGTTACGGTATCTATCGCTATTTCTAATCGATTCCCTGTGGAAGCGGTTAACGAACTGTATGAAGGAATTCATATGGCCTGTAAAACTTATGGAGTTGACCTCGTAGGAGGAGACACCACAGCATCGCGTAGTGGGTTGGTTATTTCTGTAACGGCAATTGGTGAACAAGATGCGGATAAAATTGTGCGTAGAAAAGGGGCAAATGAAGGAGATTTACTAGTGGTGTCTGGTGATATAGGAGCTGCTTATATGGGCTTGCAGATTCTAGAAAGAGAGAAAGCTGTTTTTAAAGCTAATCCACAAAATCAGCCAGATATCGAGGCGTATAGTTATCTATTAGAAAGACAATTAAAGCCAGAGGCTAGAAAAGATATTTGTAAATTATTAGAAGAACTCAAGGTGCACCCTACCAGTATGATCGATCTGTCTGACGGATTGAGTTCTGAAATTATTCATTTATGCAAGCACAGCAAAGTAGGAATGACCTTATACGAAGATAAGATACCATTAGATCCTACAGTAATTACGGCTTGTGAAGAGTTTAATTTGGACAGTACCACAATTGCCTTAAGCGGTGGAGAAGACTATGAATTGTTGTTTACTGTAAAACAAGAAGATTTCCCTAAAATAAAAGCAAATCCTAGTTTATCGGTAATAGGGCATGTGGTAGATGCTTCTTATGGGATTAATTTAGTGACTCGTGGAGGGGAACAAATCCCAATTAAAGCAATGGGATGGAATAGTTTTCAAGAATAAAGTTGTGTTCTTGCTTGCTTTCTTCTTTGATCTACATCATTTAAGGTGCGATTAATTTGTGCTTGACGTGCATTAAGTGGAACGATCTTCCCATATATTGTTCTTGTCATTTGCTTATGGCACTTGGAACAACATATTTCTTGAATATGATCATTCACTTTGTAGGACACTTGATAATGATGACCAATTATGGAACAACCTATGGCTTTTAAAGAAGAATAATTTTTGCTCATATATTAGGTTTTAGGTTATAAAAATCCGTTATACATTGATAACAAACGTAATATAGAAACTTTGTTAATAAAATTTGCTTAAAAGCATAATTACTCGATGAAATACATGTTTTTTAGGATGTTCAAAGGGTTTATCAACAAAGACATGTGTCCGTTGTCGATTATCCGAGCATTTGCTCTTAGGTAAACCTGCTCTTTTTCAACTAGTTCTAGGGGTACAATATTATCTTGTTTACCGTATATATAGGTAATGGGGAAATCAACTTCTTTTAACAGAGGTAAATAATCACTTCTATCTCGCATGCATGTAAGAGCTTGAATAATGCTTCTAATAGAAATTTGATCTGCTTGTTGCTTCATTAATGTTATGCGAGTTTCATATAATTTTCTTTCTTCAACAGTAAACAGGTTTCCTATCGCCATACTTACAAAAGCAGCTTGGTGTTTTTCTATCAACTGTATCGATCGATCGCGTATGAGTTTTCTTTGTTTTGTATCGTTGGAGGCGATGCTGTTGATTAAAGTAAGAGAACGCGTTTTGTCGGGTCTCGCATTTGCGTAAGCGCAACCTAAATAACCACCCATACTATGACCGACTATATGAACTTTTTCTATCTTCTCGAAGACCAAAATTTGATCGATCCTTAAACTGAGTTCTTCTAAGGTGTAGTTTTCCTGAAATTCTGACGTCATTCCATGACCAGGAAGATCTATCTTCAACAAGGAATGAGTAGCTAGTAAATCTTGCTCTAAATAACTCCATTGTTGCATGCTTCCTAGAAAGCCGTGTATCAATAACAATACGGGTTGATTATTGTTTATAAATGTATAGTGTAAATCGTTCATAAAGCAAAGGTAATAGCTTGTTCACGGCCAGATGATCATAAAAGGATCAGGGTTGTAAAATATTTGTTAAATTAGCCATTCACAATGGGAAAGAACTATCTATACTTATGGAGCATTTCATTTATATTTTTGGTTTCTTGTACAGAGACCGAAGATTATGAATTGGCGAGAACAGCATTAGATATACGTCTGGAGGAGTTGCTAGTGCAAAATGCTAATGGACAAGGAAAGCGCTTTTTCTTATTACCAGATAGCGATGATTTTAATGCGATACCTCAAGATCCGTTGAATCCGTTAAATACTTTTAAAGTTGCTTTAGGCCAGTTATTACTTCATGAAACGGCTACTGCTGGCGCCCCTAAAATGAGCCAAATGGAAGGCACCTATTCGTGCGCTTCATGTCACCCTGTAGCTTCCAGCTTTTATTCAGGTCGCAGGCAAGGAATAGGGGAAGGAGGAGCTGGTTTTGGTTTTGCTGGAGAAGGCAGGCAAATTGATTTGAACATGCCGCTGGACTCGGTAGATTTACAACCGGTACGGCCACCTACTTTATTAAACGTAGCCTATCAAGAAACAGCTTTGTGGAACGGTATGTTGGGTGCCACTGGTCCTAATTTAGGAACTGAATCCAGATGGGCGGCAACAGGAGTTCCCGAAAACCATTTGGGTTTTCAAGGACTAGAAACGCAAGCTTTAGTGGGTCAGTTAACGCACAGGCTTCAAATCGATGAAGATTTTATAAATAGCAATGGGTACCGATGGCTTTTTGATCAGGCTTTTGGAGATGTAGCTCCTGGTTCTAGGTACACCTCACAAACGGCTGCCTTAGCACTTGCCGCATTTAATAGAACACTTCTAGCAAATCGTTCCCCATGGCAAGATTATTTAAAAGGGGATTACGACGCTCTTTCTGATCGAGAGAAAAGAGGTGCTATTGTTTTTGCAGGTAAAGGGCAGTGTATTACTTGTCATACTGGCCCAGCGCTGAAAGATCAGGAATTTCACGCTTTTGGCTTTGGACACTTTGACGATTCTAATGATGCGATAGTTTTAGATGATGCAGGCTTTGATATGGTAAAAAAAGGTCGCGGAGGCTTTACAGGAAACTCTTCTGATAATTATAAGTTTAAGACACCTACGCTATACAATTTACGCGATGCAGCTTTCTACGGTCATGGCGCTACCTTTAATAGTATAGAAGAAGTGGTGCGTTATAAAAATAATACTTCGCTACAGGATCAAAACGCTTCTTTAAATCTGGCTTCAGAAATGGGGGCCATTGACCTTACCGAAGAAGAAATCTCAGATCTGGTTTACTTTTTAGATAAAAGCTTGTACGACGCAGAATTAACTCGCTATGTTCCGGGTGCTGTGCAGTCAGGGAACTGTTTTCCTAATGCAGACCCCCAAAGCAGAATTGATTTAGGCTGTAATTAAGCCCATTAGAGCCCTAGAATAGGCATATAAACACCTTTAATTTTAAAGAATATTGAACTCTTATTTCCCATTTAGATTACTTCAATATTCATTTAAAAAAGGGGAGTTATACCTTACATTTGAAGACTAAAATATTCTCGACTTGTCCATTCCTTCGCAATCTTTTGAGCAGTACACTGTTGCTTTTTATAATGTAGAAAATCTTTTTGATGCTATTAAAGACTCCCATGTATTAGATGAAGATTTTACTGAATTTGGCCAAAAGAAATGGACAGAAAACAGGTATCAAAAGAAACTCACTAAAATAAGCGATGCGATAAGCAAGATAGGTTTTGAACTCACAGGTAAGTTACCGGCTATAGTAGGTCTTGCAGAAGTAGAGAACAAAAAAGTACTCCATGACCTCATTACGCAACCTAAACTCGCTCAGAGCAATTATGATTTTATTCATTACAACAGCCCAGACGAGAGAGGAATAGACGTAGCCTTATTGTACGACACTCGAGTTTTTAAACCCAGTCATTCAGAGCCGCTTGTTGTATACCTAGAAAATGAAGAAGGTGTACGTGACACTACTAGAGATATATTATATGTGGAAGGAGTTCTAGCCGGCACTCCAGTTCATATTTACGTAAATCACTGGCCGTCACGTCGCGATGGTGCAGAGACTACCGATGCAAAAAGAGTTGAGGTAGCCAGTCAGTTAATTCAACACCTAGAAAAAAAGGATCCAAATAGTAACCGTACAGATCCATATTTAGAAATACAAGAAGCACATCATGTGATTATTATGGGAGATTTTAATGACGACCCAGAGAATAACAGTATCAAAGAAGGGATTTTACCTAAGGGTTTTGATAATATAACAGCTCCTTTAAAGAAGTTTCACCGAGGTACTTTAAACCATCAATTTAAATGGAATCTTTTTGATCAGATTATGATTAGTGAGAGTTTACATAATGATATTTACGATTGTTTATATTTTCATAAAGCAGATATTTTTGACGACATCATGTTGAGACAATGGAAGGGAAAATACCGCGGTCAACCAGCCCGAACATTTGTAGGGCGCAATTATAAAGGCGGTTATAGTGATCATTTTCCGGTTTTTGCTCTCTTTAGAAGAAATTAAGACGTTATTGAACCCCAAAACGTCTCTCTTAATCTATTATGGATTTGTTAAACAAAAGTAGGGGTAGTTTTTTTATATATTCACCAAACCAGATGCAAGTATACTATTTAAAAATGTCTAGTTTTTACCATTTCGCTTTCGCGAAAGCGGAATTAGAAGGAAGAAATTGAAGATCATAGCTAGAATCGTTCTATATTTAGCCATCTGAAACTGAAAACGCAACCTTAAAACTAACTTTGTGAGAATGAAAAAATTACTTGCAATGGGGCTCTTTATCTCTGTCGCTGCTACTAATGTAGTGCACGCACAACAAGATCCTCAGTACACACAGTACATGTACAATCAAAACATTATCAATCCAGCCTATGCAGGTACTCAAGATGGTGTGAATATCACAGCTCTTTACAGGCAGCAGTGGTCGGGTATCACTGGAGCGCCAGAAACCATTACCCTTTCTGGTAGTACACCAGTAGGGGAAAGAATAGGTTTAGGTCTTTCTATTATCTCAGACAACATAGGTCCGGTAAGTGAAACCAATGCATATGGAGACTTCTCATACAAACTACAAGTAGGGGAGAAAACTACGCTGGCTTTAGGTCTTAAGGCAGGACTTACCTTTTTTGATGTGAACCTGAATACCGTTCAAACTACACAACCAGGAGACCCGCTTTTTTCTGAAGAACTTAACGAGACTTATTTAAATCTAGGAGCCGGAGCCTTCCTTTACGGAGATAATTGGTATGCTGGTTTTTCTGTTCCTAATATGTTGAGAAGTACACACCTTGACGAGAACGGCTTAACATTCGGTAGTGAGACACAACACTACTTCTTAACAGGTGGATACGTTTTTGACGTTGCTGATAATATTAAATTGAAGCCACACATGCTGGTAAAAGGAGCCTTTGACTCTCCGGTGAGTTTTGACTTAAATACCAACGTTTTGTTCAACAACAAATTTGAATTAGGAGTTTCTTACCGCTATGAAGATTCCTTCAGTGGATTGATAGGAATGAATATTACAGATAATATTAAAGTAGGTTATGCTTATGACCGAATAGTTTCTGATATTTCTGTAGTTTCTGATAGCTCTCACGAGGTATTTTTAACATTTGGCCTAGCCTTCCCACGTAAAGTGATGCAATCGCCGCGTTTCTTCTAATTCTAAACATGCAAAGAGTACAACCATGAAAAAACTATATATACTTTTAATTTTATTCGTTGGTGTAGCGATGAGCGCTCAAGCACAAAGCGATAAAACTGCAAAAGCAGATAAACTATACGAGCAACTACGTTATGTAGATGCAGCAGAGGCTTATGAAAAGCTGATCAAAAACGGAATAAGAACTCCACACGTTTATACACAACTAGGAGATTCTTATTTTTATAACAGTGATTTTAAAAATGCCGAAAAAAATTATGCGAGAGCAATAAAAAATGATCCTCAAGCAGAGACTCTTTATAGATATGCTCAATCTTTAAAGGCTTCTCAAAAATATGATCTTTCTAATACCATCATGAATCAATTTGCGTCTCTAAAGCCAGGAGATGATCGTGCTAAAGAATTCAAATCAAACCCCAATTATATCTATGATATTCTTGGTATGAAAGAAGGTTTTACCACTAAATCTCATAAATTCAACACAGAAGCAAGTGATTTTTCTGCATTACAAGTAGGAAACAAACTATACTTCTCAAGTGCTCGTAACGAGAACAGAGGTAAGTATGGATGGAATGAAGAGCCTTACTTGGATATTTATGAAGCAACTATCGATGATGCTGGTGTAGTAGGAAAGCCGGAGCTTGTAAATGGAGAAGTAAATACAAAATATCATGAAGGTACTTTAGACATTACACCAGATGGGAAATATATGTTTTTTACTCGTGTGGATTACTATAAAGGAGATTATGATAAAGCGGTGGATGGAGAAAGTAAACTTACCATCTACAGAGCATTAAATGCTGGCGGAGAATGGAGAGACGTTGCCACTACCTCTTTAGAATCTAAAGAATATGGGGTAGGTCACCCCTCCATAACTAAAGATGGAAAAGCTATTTATTTTGCAAGTGAAGCACCGGGTGGACAAGGAGGAACTGATATTTATAAAGCCGATCTTAAAGATGGTATCATTTCTAATCCTGTTAATTTAGGGCCTTCAGTGAATACTGCCGGAGATGACTCATTCCCTTACATCGCAGACGATAATACACTTTACTTTTCAAGCAATGGTCATTTAGGCTTAGGCGGTCTTGATGTATTTAAGTATAAAGATGGTAAAGTAACTAATATGGGGAGTCCCGTTAACAGTTCTTTAGATGACTTTGGTTTTTCTTATTTAGAAGCTACAGGTAAAGGTTATGTTTCTTCTAACCGTAAAGGTGGACAAGGTGGTGATGACGTATATGGAATAGAAAGAATTGAAATTTGTGAAGTAGCAGTTAGTGTAAAAGCAGTGGATGCTGAAACAGGGATGCCTATTCCAGGTGCTATTGTTTCTTTGCAAGACGGAGATGACAACAGTATGGCAGGACAGACTACAGATGCAAATGGTATAGCTGTATTTACAACGGATTGTAACCTAGAACTTACCGCTCGT of Nonlabens sp. Ci31 contains these proteins:
- a CDS encoding HesB/IscA family protein; the protein is MISVSETAKTKLTQLMSEEGFLIGKDFVRVGVKSGGCSGLSYDLNFDKESADTDKVFEANDVKIAVDKKSFLYLVGTTLEFSGGLNGKGFVFNNPNAQRTCGCGESFSL
- the thiL gene encoding thiamine-phosphate kinase, whose translation is MIEDKSPQRTPVENLGEFGLIDFITKNFKIGQDSTITGIGDDAAVLNHTKSTVVTTDMLVEGVHFDLSYVPLKHLGYKAIMVNLSDVYAMNAKATQVTVSIAISNRFPVEAVNELYEGIHMACKTYGVDLVGGDTTASRSGLVISVTAIGEQDADKIVRRKGANEGDLLVVSGDIGAAYMGLQILEREKAVFKANPQNQPDIEAYSYLLERQLKPEARKDICKLLEELKVHPTSMIDLSDGLSSEIIHLCKHSKVGMTLYEDKIPLDPTVITACEEFNLDSTTIALSGGEDYELLFTVKQEDFPKIKANPSLSVIGHVVDASYGINLVTRGGEQIPIKAMGWNSFQE
- a CDS encoding alpha/beta fold hydrolase; this translates as MNDLHYTFINNNQPVLLLIHGFLGSMQQWSYLEQDLLATHSLLKIDLPGHGMTSEFQENYTLEELSLRIDQILVFEKIEKVHIVGHSMGGYLGCAYANARPDKTRSLTLINSIASNDTKQRKLIRDRSIQLIEKHQAAFVSMAIGNLFTVEERKLYETRITLMKQQADQISIRSIIQALTCMRDRSDYLPLLKEVDFPITYIYGKQDNIVPLELVEKEQVYLRANARIIDNGHMSLLINPLNILKNMYFIE
- a CDS encoding cytochrome-c peroxidase, translated to MGKNYLYLWSISFIFLVSCTETEDYELARTALDIRLEELLVQNANGQGKRFFLLPDSDDFNAIPQDPLNPLNTFKVALGQLLLHETATAGAPKMSQMEGTYSCASCHPVASSFYSGRRQGIGEGGAGFGFAGEGRQIDLNMPLDSVDLQPVRPPTLLNVAYQETALWNGMLGATGPNLGTESRWAATGVPENHLGFQGLETQALVGQLTHRLQIDEDFINSNGYRWLFDQAFGDVAPGSRYTSQTAALALAAFNRTLLANRSPWQDYLKGDYDALSDREKRGAIVFAGKGQCITCHTGPALKDQEFHAFGFGHFDDSNDAIVLDDAGFDMVKKGRGGFTGNSSDNYKFKTPTLYNLRDAAFYGHGATFNSIEEVVRYKNNTSLQDQNASLNLASEMGAIDLTEEEISDLVYFLDKSLYDAELTRYVPGAVQSGNCFPNADPQSRIDLGCN
- a CDS encoding endonuclease/exonuclease/phosphatase, which codes for MSIPSQSFEQYTVAFYNVENLFDAIKDSHVLDEDFTEFGQKKWTENRYQKKLTKISDAISKIGFELTGKLPAIVGLAEVENKKVLHDLITQPKLAQSNYDFIHYNSPDERGIDVALLYDTRVFKPSHSEPLVVYLENEEGVRDTTRDILYVEGVLAGTPVHIYVNHWPSRRDGAETTDAKRVEVASQLIQHLEKKDPNSNRTDPYLEIQEAHHVIIMGDFNDDPENNSIKEGILPKGFDNITAPLKKFHRGTLNHQFKWNLFDQIMISESLHNDIYDCLYFHKADIFDDIMLRQWKGKYRGQPARTFVGRNYKGGYSDHFPVFALFRRN
- a CDS encoding type IX secretion system membrane protein PorP/SprF; translation: MKKLLAMGLFISVAATNVVHAQQDPQYTQYMYNQNIINPAYAGTQDGVNITALYRQQWSGITGAPETITLSGSTPVGERIGLGLSIISDNIGPVSETNAYGDFSYKLQVGEKTTLALGLKAGLTFFDVNLNTVQTTQPGDPLFSEELNETYLNLGAGAFLYGDNWYAGFSVPNMLRSTHLDENGLTFGSETQHYFLTGGYVFDVADNIKLKPHMLVKGAFDSPVSFDLNTNVLFNNKFELGVSYRYEDSFSGLIGMNITDNIKVGYAYDRIVSDISVVSDSSHEVFLTFGLAFPRKVMQSPRFF
- a CDS encoding OmpA family protein; this encodes MKKLYILLILFVGVAMSAQAQSDKTAKADKLYEQLRYVDAAEAYEKLIKNGIRTPHVYTQLGDSYFYNSDFKNAEKNYARAIKNDPQAETLYRYAQSLKASQKYDLSNTIMNQFASLKPGDDRAKEFKSNPNYIYDILGMKEGFTTKSHKFNTEASDFSALQVGNKLYFSSARNENRGKYGWNEEPYLDIYEATIDDAGVVGKPELVNGEVNTKYHEGTLDITPDGKYMFFTRVDYYKGDYDKAVDGESKLTIYRALNAGGEWRDVATTSLESKEYGVGHPSITKDGKAIYFASEAPGGQGGTDIYKADLKDGIISNPVNLGPSVNTAGDDSFPYIADDNTLYFSSNGHLGLGGLDVFKYKDGKVTNMGSPVNSSLDDFGFSYLEATGKGYVSSNRKGGQGGDDVYGIERIEICEVAVSVKAVDAETGMPIPGAIVSLQDGDDNSMAGQTTDANGIAVFTTDCNLELTARGAKDKYESGEATLSVAEEETAMVEVMMTPEPEIVEDKIILNKIYFDLDKSDIRPDAALELDRLVGLMEKYPTLEILAETYADIRGSDDYNLALTERRAKSIIKYIESQGIEASKLKAAGRGEANPIVDCASKKCTSEEYELSRRSEFTITKR